GGATTTCATTATGAGCGAGAACTCCTAAAGGCTTCTGTTGCAAACACTTACGTAGAAACCGTTGGAAATCGTGCAGACTCACTCCATTTGGCAATAAAAAACGTACCAATATCAAACATTTACTGGGAATACCTGAAAACGGTGGAAATATTAGGAACACGATTTGGATTAAATGAGAAAGATGTCGTGTTAGCCTTCGATTATACCGATGAAGATTTCTATGGCGACCCACAGGGGTTTTGGATTCATGGTTGGACGGGAGAAAAAGCAGTTACTGGTAAATGGAAGTTCTTGACATGTGCGATAGTTAGTTCTGACATTCCTCAAAAAATCCCATTGATATCAGTGCCTGTAAGGATGGGGCATAATATGGCACATACTGTGGCCTGGTGTTTGAGTGTGATTGAACCATTGATAAAATCAATATCACTTCTTTTATTCGACAGAGGATTTTACAGCAAGGAGCTTATGCTCACGTTGTCAAAAATAAACTATCCGTATCTGATTTTTGTTCCAAAAAATTCTAAAATTCGAAAGGAACTTGCTGAAATGGAGAAAAATGAAAAGAAAACTGTCAAGCACAAGTTCAAACTCAATATAGACA
This sequence is a window from ANME-2 cluster archaeon. Protein-coding genes within it:
- a CDS encoding transposase; protein product: MTIAPARAFRTLKTLDTFIDRSLNLKPKGKFLSGFHYERELLKASVANTYVETVGNRADSLHLAIKNVPISNIYWEYLKTVEILGTRFGLNEKDVVLAFDYTDEDFYGDPQGFWIHGWTGEKAVTGKWKFLTCAIVSSDIPQKIPLISVPVRMGHNMAHTVAWCLSVIEPLIKSISLLLFDRGFYSKELMLTLSKINYPYLIFVPKNSKIRKELAEMEKNEKKTVKHKFKLNID